CGGAATTTCCACTTTTGACAACGCCATTTTTTATTGGCGGGTTGTCAATTCAACCGGTTTCGATTGTTATTCCGATTGTTGCATTTGTCTTGATGACTGCACTCCTTTTTATTATTAACAAAACTAAAGTCGGAATGGCTATGCGCGCCGTTGCCGTCGATTATGATACTGCCAAGCTCATGGGTATTAAGATCAATGGGGTCATTTCTTCAACCTTTGCCATCGGTTCTGCACTTGCCGCTGTTGGTGCCATTTTATGGTGTATGAAATACCCATCGGTGTTACCCCTCATGGGTGTTGTTCCCGGTTTAAAATGTTTTATCGCTGCTGTAATCGGCGGAATCGGAAATGTCAAAGGTGCCGTTCTCGGGGGCCTGATTCTCGGCTTTTCCGAAGTGCTGATGGTGGCTTTTTTCCCCGCCCTCACCGGCTATCGAGATGCCATCGCTTTTGTTATATTAATCGTTATTCTATTATTTCTTCCCAATGGACTCCTTGGTAAGAAACAAGTGGAAAAGGTTTAGAGGAGGTGCCAAAAATGAACGAAACACAACGCAACTTAGGTACCTACTTAAAAGATCATTGGAAAACGATAGTTTTCTTAGGTATTGTATTACTCGGAATTGGTCTTGCCGATATTTTTGTCGACTCCTATCTCCGACGACTTTTAAATTTATGTGCCATCTATGTTATTGTTAGTTTGGCTATGAATCTGGTTAATGGTTTTACTGGTCAATTTTCTTTGGGCCAAGCTGGTTTTATGGCAATTGGCGCTTATACCGTCGCAGTTTTGACTGTTCCGATTGAGTCGCGGGCAGCTATTTTTTACCTGGAACCGATGGCGCCCTTTTTAGCGAATATCCAATTACCCTTTATTGTGGCCTTAATCTTAGGTGGTTTTATGTCTACCGCCGTCGCTTTTCTAATCGGGTCTCCCTGTTTAAGACTTCGCGGTGATTATTTAGCCATTGCAACGCTGGGATTCTCCGAAATTATCCGCATTGTCTTTACAAATACGCAGTCGATTACCAACGGTGCGCTGGGTATCAAAAGTATTCCTACCAT
This is a stretch of genomic DNA from Acetobacterium woodii DSM 1030. It encodes these proteins:
- a CDS encoding branched-chain amino acid ABC transporter permease; protein product: MTMETFLQQLINGLSLGSLYALIAIGYTMVYGILRLINFAHGDIFMMAAYFTYFGIAVFFLPWYVTFIITVGLTMLLGVTIERVAYRPLREAPKTSLLISAIGVSFLLENVATYLFSGKPQAFPEFPLLTTPFFIGGLSIQPVSIVIPIVAFVLMTALLFIINKTKVGMAMRAVAVDYDTAKLMGIKINGVISSTFAIGSALAAVGAILWCMKYPSVLPLMGVVPGLKCFIAAVIGGIGNVKGAVLGGLILGFSEVLMVAFFPALTGYRDAIAFVILIVILLFLPNGLLGKKQVEKV